A genomic region of Sulfobacillus acidophilus DSM 10332 contains the following coding sequences:
- a CDS encoding acetyl-coenzyme A synthetase (PFAM: Domain of unknown function (DUF3448); AMP-binding enzyme~TIGRFAM: acetate--CoA ligase~COGs: COG0365 Acyl-coenzyme A synthetase/AMP-(fatty) acid ligase~InterPro IPR000873~KEGG: sth:STH2321 acetyl-coenzyme A synthetase~PFAM: AMP-dependent synthetase/ligase~PRIAM: Acetate--CoA ligase~SPTR: Acetyl-coenzyme A synthetase): MASDDIEKFLDNSREYPPPAHVATWNIPRWDEAYESARDPIAYWHRIAQNRTWLTPYDTVKTGDWPDVAWFSGGVTNITLDCLDRHLDTIGDQIAYIALTEQGLDRQLTYRELAAEVNQIAGALKAVGVHRGDRVIIYMPLIWQGIAAMLATARIGAIHSVVYAGLGTAALRNRIDQAEAKVVLTADVTWRRGKAIPLLPIVEEAVRDASDVTPIVLRRDPATVLPEHFRDWASWLLDADVPVSAEPMNAEDPLFILFTSGTTGSPKGAVFVHGGYSVGVPELLRQAIYYQPGDVFWCMSDIGWIVGHSLIVYGPLINGMTTVIREGAPDAPTPDAVWDTIERYRVTKLYTAPTTVRMLRRIGTEAAKAHDLSSLQLVACAGEPLNPEAWRWLYDDVGHQQIAVVDNWWQTETAAPTIGTWPSLPVRPGKAGKPFPGVGVRIVDRTGHPLPAGQGGLLTLTEPLPQMFRDVWNNHARYREYFTAIPGSYLSGDVAVQDEAGYIEVLGRADDVLNVAGHRVGTADVESALVSHPWVAEAATIGIPDPLKGEAIVVYVVLRTHPDISDAEITETLIRHVRHELGPIATPEAIRIVDKLPKTRSGKIMRRVVKAWELGQDPGDLTTLDE, from the coding sequence ATGGCCTCGGACGATATCGAAAAATTCTTGGATAACTCTCGTGAGTACCCGCCTCCGGCTCATGTGGCGACTTGGAACATCCCCCGCTGGGATGAGGCCTATGAGAGCGCCCGGGACCCGATCGCCTATTGGCATCGCATCGCCCAAAACCGCACCTGGCTTACCCCTTATGACACCGTGAAGACAGGAGACTGGCCTGACGTGGCCTGGTTTTCCGGCGGCGTCACGAATATTACCTTGGATTGTCTGGACCGCCACCTCGACACCATCGGCGACCAGATTGCCTACATCGCCCTTACGGAACAGGGATTAGACCGACAACTGACCTACCGCGAACTGGCCGCCGAAGTGAATCAAATCGCCGGAGCCCTTAAAGCCGTCGGTGTTCACCGCGGCGACCGCGTGATTATCTACATGCCCTTAATTTGGCAAGGCATTGCGGCCATGCTGGCCACGGCCCGCATCGGTGCCATTCATAGTGTGGTGTATGCCGGACTCGGCACGGCCGCCTTACGGAACCGGATTGACCAAGCCGAGGCGAAGGTCGTGTTGACCGCCGATGTGACGTGGCGCCGGGGAAAAGCGATTCCCTTACTCCCCATTGTGGAAGAAGCGGTCCGCGACGCCTCGGACGTGACCCCGATCGTACTGCGTCGGGATCCCGCGACCGTTCTCCCTGAGCACTTTCGCGATTGGGCAAGCTGGCTTTTGGACGCGGACGTGCCCGTATCGGCGGAACCCATGAACGCGGAAGATCCCCTCTTCATTCTTTTTACGTCGGGCACCACAGGTAGCCCCAAAGGAGCCGTTTTTGTCCACGGGGGCTATTCCGTCGGCGTCCCCGAACTCTTACGCCAAGCCATTTATTATCAACCGGGTGATGTTTTTTGGTGCATGTCCGATATCGGATGGATTGTCGGTCATTCGCTGATCGTCTACGGCCCCTTGATTAACGGGATGACGACCGTAATTCGGGAGGGGGCACCCGACGCGCCGACACCCGATGCGGTCTGGGATACCATCGAACGCTACCGGGTCACCAAACTTTATACCGCCCCGACGACCGTCCGGATGCTCCGCCGCATCGGCACCGAAGCGGCCAAGGCCCATGACCTGTCGTCCCTGCAACTGGTCGCCTGTGCGGGTGAACCCCTCAATCCCGAAGCGTGGCGTTGGCTATATGACGACGTGGGACACCAACAGATTGCCGTGGTGGATAACTGGTGGCAAACCGAAACGGCGGCTCCCACCATCGGCACCTGGCCATCCTTGCCGGTCCGTCCCGGAAAAGCCGGCAAACCGTTTCCCGGAGTCGGGGTACGCATTGTCGATCGTACCGGACACCCTCTGCCGGCCGGGCAAGGCGGCCTCTTGACGTTGACGGAACCGCTGCCCCAAATGTTTCGCGATGTGTGGAACAACCATGCCCGCTATCGGGAATATTTCACGGCCATCCCCGGCTCCTATCTGTCCGGCGATGTCGCCGTCCAAGACGAAGCCGGTTATATTGAGGTGCTGGGCCGGGCCGATGACGTCCTCAATGTCGCCGGCCACCGTGTCGGCACGGCCGATGTGGAATCGGCTCTGGTCTCCCATCCCTGGGTCGCGGAAGCGGCCACCATCGGCATTCCGGATCCCCTGAAAGGAGAGGCCATCGTTGTCTACGTCGTGTTGCGCACGCACCCGGATATTTCTGATGCCGAGATAACCGAAACCCTCATCCGGCACGTCCGGCATGAGTTAGGACCCATCGCGACACCGGAAGCGATTCGCATCGTCGACAAGCTGCCGAAAACGCGGAGTGGAAAAATTATGCGCCGCGTCGTGAAAGCTTGGGAGCTTGGCCAGGATCCGGGGGATTTGACGACCCTTGACGAATAG
- a CDS encoding major facilitator superfamily MFS_1 (PFAM: Major Facilitator Superfamily~COGs: COG2814 Arabinose efflux permease~InterPro IPR011701~KEGG: acr:Acry_1684 major facilitator transporter~PFAM: Major facilitator superfamily MFS-1~SPTR: Major facilitator superfamily MFS_1), producing MKSFPSNPPGASVRLTGEQKNTFWAAWTGWLLDGMDSVIYALVLAPAMKELLPRSGIVPSTGNVAFYGSLLFALFLIGWGLSFIWGPIADRMGRAKTLMLTILVYSVFTFLSGFAQNIDELALFRLLAGLGIGGEWSMAGTLVAEAWPESRRKMGAGYLQTGYYAGFFIAAALNYTVGATFGWRAMFFCGLIPAAVAFWVLVSVKEPALFEKTKAHADTRAPLSKIFDRGYRKRTLVNAALLTIAIIGLWAGSVYEPTAITQLALKSGHSPVQAVHLASLGTGLLSLGTILGCIILVPLAERWGRKTTLALYFSLMIVSIGLAFGWAFYLPHALLPFMFLLFFLGIGGGNFAMFSLWLPEQYPTDRRATAFAFSTSAGRFIGAAVTFLIGSLVHQMGTLGTPVALTAIAFLVGLLIIPGGTETRGLPLPE from the coding sequence GTGAAATCGTTTCCGTCGAATCCCCCTGGTGCCTCCGTCCGGTTAACCGGCGAGCAAAAAAATACCTTCTGGGCCGCTTGGACAGGTTGGCTTTTAGACGGTATGGACTCGGTGATTTATGCCTTGGTATTGGCGCCGGCCATGAAAGAGCTCTTACCACGGAGCGGTATCGTTCCTTCGACGGGGAACGTGGCATTTTACGGATCCCTCTTGTTTGCCTTGTTTTTAATCGGATGGGGCCTTTCCTTCATTTGGGGACCTATCGCCGACCGCATGGGCCGCGCCAAAACCCTGATGCTTACCATTTTGGTCTACTCCGTGTTTACCTTTTTGAGCGGATTTGCCCAAAACATTGACGAGCTGGCCCTTTTTCGACTGCTGGCCGGCCTCGGCATCGGTGGGGAATGGTCGATGGCGGGCACCTTGGTGGCCGAAGCCTGGCCCGAAAGTCGCCGCAAAATGGGCGCCGGATATCTCCAAACCGGTTATTATGCAGGGTTTTTTATTGCCGCAGCCTTGAATTACACAGTTGGTGCGACGTTTGGCTGGCGGGCCATGTTCTTTTGCGGCCTGATTCCAGCCGCCGTCGCATTTTGGGTGCTCGTGTCCGTCAAAGAGCCGGCCCTTTTCGAAAAGACGAAAGCCCACGCCGATACACGCGCCCCGTTATCGAAAATCTTTGATAGGGGTTACCGGAAGCGTACCCTGGTCAACGCGGCGTTATTAACCATAGCTATTATTGGCCTATGGGCGGGCAGTGTGTACGAGCCGACCGCCATCACCCAACTGGCCCTCAAATCCGGGCATAGCCCCGTACAGGCCGTGCATCTGGCGTCTTTAGGAACGGGCCTATTATCTCTCGGCACCATTCTCGGGTGCATTATCTTAGTTCCGTTGGCCGAGCGATGGGGCCGGAAAACCACGTTAGCGCTGTATTTTAGCTTGATGATCGTCAGCATTGGGTTAGCGTTCGGCTGGGCTTTTTATCTGCCGCACGCCCTCCTGCCGTTTATGTTTCTGCTGTTCTTTTTGGGCATCGGCGGCGGTAACTTTGCCATGTTCAGTCTCTGGCTTCCTGAGCAGTATCCCACCGACCGTCGGGCTACGGCCTTTGCCTTTTCCACCTCCGCCGGGCGGTTCATCGGGGCCGCCGTGACTTTTCTCATCGGGTCCTTAGTCCACCAGATGGGAACGCTCGGCACACCGGTGGCGCTAACCGCCATTGCCTTTCTTGTCGGCCTCCTCATCATTCCCGGCGGCACGGAAACTCGCGGTCTTCCTCTTCCCGAATAA
- a CDS encoding o-succinylbenzoate--CoA ligase (PFAM: AMP-binding enzyme~COGs: COG0318 Acyl-CoA synthetase (AMP-forming)/AMP-acid ligase II~InterPro IPR000873~KEGG: rer:pREC1_0064 putative fatty-acid--CoA ligase~PFAM: AMP-dependent synthetase/ligase~PRIAM: o-succinylbenzoate--CoA ligase~SPTR: Putative fatty-acid--CoA ligase) — MPSIGEILARQAHRVPRRTALIFGDRQYTYQELTRQVNQTAHVLASQPVGRGDRVALMAPNNDNFILAYYALLRLGAIVVPINVRLAPPELRYQLEDSQSRLIVYDPALTATVLAGTPTGVGRLSISDLEELRRRASPNPPAVHVEETDDAQILYTSGTTGRPKGVLMDHHRIIWTGLNVVTGVGLREGERLLHVAPLYHSAELDLFLMGGTYVAATHIVLGEFHPRRVLETLAEQRVTAFFGVPTMYQMMLREDLLDRLDLSAWRIGMFGAAPMPPATVLEWARRLPGLTLYNLAGLTEMGPGGVYLGGPELLAHPGAAGRPILNTEARVVTEDGRDTAPGEVGELILRGETLMKGYWNNPAATADAIRDGWLYTGDLASRDQDGLITLVDRKKDLIITGGMNVYSVEVEHAVLSHPAVLDCAVIGLPHPDYGETVTAVVTLVPGETLTLEELREHCRPLIADYKIPRRLFLGSVPRNASGKILKFRLRQQYRS; from the coding sequence ATGCCCAGCATTGGTGAAATCCTGGCGCGCCAGGCCCACCGGGTTCCCCGGCGCACCGCACTGATTTTTGGCGACCGTCAATATACCTATCAAGAACTTACCCGACAGGTCAACCAAACGGCCCACGTGTTGGCTAGTCAGCCGGTCGGCCGCGGGGACCGGGTCGCGCTGATGGCACCCAACAACGACAATTTTATCCTCGCCTATTACGCCTTACTCCGTCTCGGCGCGATTGTGGTCCCGATCAATGTCCGCCTCGCCCCGCCGGAGCTCCGTTACCAGTTGGAAGACAGCCAAAGCCGACTGATCGTCTATGATCCCGCCCTAACCGCCACCGTGCTGGCCGGTACCCCCACCGGAGTAGGGCGGTTGTCGATTAGTGACCTCGAGGAGTTACGCCGGCGGGCCTCGCCCAACCCGCCCGCCGTCCACGTGGAAGAGACGGATGATGCCCAGATTCTTTATACGTCCGGAACCACCGGCCGACCCAAAGGCGTCCTGATGGACCACCACCGGATCATTTGGACCGGGTTAAATGTGGTCACCGGGGTCGGACTTCGGGAAGGCGAACGGCTACTCCATGTGGCGCCTCTCTATCATTCGGCGGAGCTCGACCTCTTTTTAATGGGCGGGACCTATGTGGCGGCCACTCATATTGTCTTGGGGGAGTTCCACCCCCGCCGGGTATTGGAAACGTTGGCCGAACAGCGCGTTACGGCCTTTTTTGGTGTCCCCACCATGTATCAAATGATGTTACGGGAAGATCTCTTAGATCGTCTAGATCTATCCGCTTGGCGCATTGGAATGTTCGGGGCGGCTCCGATGCCGCCGGCAACGGTTTTGGAATGGGCCCGCCGGTTGCCGGGATTGACTTTATACAATTTGGCGGGACTGACCGAAATGGGTCCGGGCGGGGTATATCTGGGCGGCCCGGAGCTGTTGGCCCATCCCGGCGCCGCGGGCCGACCGATTCTGAACACAGAGGCCCGAGTCGTTACCGAGGACGGTCGGGATACCGCCCCGGGCGAGGTGGGCGAACTGATCTTGCGGGGCGAAACCCTCATGAAAGGCTATTGGAACAATCCCGCTGCCACCGCCGACGCCATTCGGGACGGATGGCTCTACACCGGCGACTTGGCGAGCCGGGACCAGGACGGGCTCATTACCCTGGTCGACCGGAAGAAGGACCTGATCATCACCGGCGGGATGAACGTGTATTCGGTGGAGGTGGAGCATGCCGTCTTAAGTCACCCGGCCGTGCTGGATTGTGCGGTCATCGGGCTGCCCCATCCCGATTATGGGGAAACGGTAACCGCGGTTGTCACCCTGGTGCCGGGCGAGACGTTGACATTGGAAGAACTCCGGGAACATTGCCGGCCCCTGATTGCCGATTATAAAATTCCCCGGCGCCTCTTTTTGGGATCGGTCCCCCGGAACGCGTCAGGCAAGATCCTAAAATTCCGGCTACGCCAGCAATACCGAAGCTAA
- a CDS encoding Iron-chelate-transporting ATPase (PFAM: ABC transporter~COGs: COG1120 ABC-type cobalamin/Fe3+-siderophores transport systems ATPase components~InterPro IPR003593:IPR003439~KEGG: atm:ANT_02510 putative ABC transporter ATP-binding protein~PFAM: ABC transporter-like~PRIAM: Iron-chelate-transporting ATPase~SMART: ATPase, AAA+ type, core~SPTR: Iron ABC transporter ATP-binding protein), with the protein MGLERKKTDAIVEWDTVLYRWPGGDRSFGPVNGSIQAGTWIGLIGPNGAGKSTLLRLTAGFLTPESGSIRIGGQPVHRLTAANRARLVASVPQVLNTQFDLTVAEVVNLGRLARRHWRDRWGWSGRTLEPEITEALHQVGLWELRDRPFASLSGGEAKRVLLASALVQQSPVLLLDEPTSHLDPGHARHFLNLVQQLVRHHQRTVIMAYHDLTTIGLYVDQVWVIHHGHVVLSGPPDDILTHPRLAEIYQTEFLRLTHPRTNRPMLLFP; encoded by the coding sequence ATGGGGTTAGAGCGGAAGAAGACCGACGCGATCGTCGAATGGGATACGGTCCTCTACCGCTGGCCGGGTGGGGACCGGTCTTTCGGTCCGGTAAACGGGTCGATCCAAGCGGGTACCTGGATTGGCCTCATCGGACCCAACGGGGCCGGCAAGTCCACTCTGTTACGGCTGACGGCCGGCTTTCTCACGCCGGAATCCGGCTCCATCCGCATTGGCGGACAACCCGTTCATCGCCTAACGGCGGCCAACCGGGCACGCTTGGTTGCCTCCGTTCCCCAAGTCTTGAATACGCAATTCGATTTAACCGTCGCCGAAGTGGTAAACCTCGGCCGACTGGCCCGACGCCATTGGCGCGACCGCTGGGGATGGTCAGGCCGAACCCTTGAACCGGAAATCACGGAGGCCTTGCACCAAGTCGGCCTCTGGGAGCTTCGGGATCGGCCCTTTGCGTCGCTGTCGGGGGGTGAAGCCAAGCGAGTATTACTCGCTTCGGCCCTCGTACAACAATCCCCGGTTCTCCTCTTGGATGAGCCGACCTCGCATTTAGATCCCGGGCATGCCCGCCACTTTCTGAACTTGGTCCAGCAGTTGGTCCGTCACCACCAGAGAACCGTGATCATGGCCTATCACGACTTAACCACCATTGGGCTGTACGTCGACCAAGTGTGGGTCATCCATCACGGCCACGTGGTTCTGTCCGGTCCTCCGGATGACATTCTGACGCATCCACGACTCGCCGAAATCTATCAAACGGAATTCCTCCGTTTGACCCACCCCCGCACGAATCGACCGATGTTGCTGTTCCCGTAA
- a CDS encoding Long-chain-fatty-acid--CoA ligase (PFAM: AMP-binding enzyme~COGs: COG0318 Acyl-CoA synthetase (AMP-forming)/AMP-acid ligase II~InterPro IPR000873~KEGG: gka:GK1318 medium-chain fatty acid-CoA ligase~PFAM: AMP-dependent synthetase/ligase~PRIAM: Long-chain-fatty-acid--CoA ligase~SPTR: Medium-chain fatty acid-CoA ligase): MMQTPLNLFNLFDYSQKMYRDKWIVTRTPDGIHRYQYSEFGNRVRRLSGALRTLGVQPGDRVGTLAWNDFRHLEIYFAVPLMGAVLHTINLRLSTDHIRYIVNHAGDRVLFVDESLLPLLEPIRDQLPSVEHVIVLGTTPEPNQSPIQPADAYEDLLRRAAPLDDYDPDWPENSPLGMCYTSATTGNPKGVVYSHRGIFLHSMAMGLANTSALSESDTVMPIVPMFHANAWGLPFAAVWFGSNIVLPGPAPTPGDLVQLMADERVTVAAGVPTVWLGVANVLERQPVRLSLRMALCGGSAAPPALIRTFEDRFGVPFAHAYGMTETSPLATFSRLKSTLADRTEDERLAIRATQGLLVPGLFMRLVRDGEDVPWDGESMGELWLRGPWIADEYYHDARTRDSFEDGWLKTGDVATINPDGYVRLVDRTKDLVKSGGEWISSVDLENALMAHPAVFEAAVVGVPHPKWDERPLAFVVPKDGQSVGKEELLAHLAQTFPKWWLPDDVIILPEIPKTSVGKFMKRALREQYRDHLTKTAS; encoded by the coding sequence ATGATGCAAACACCGCTCAACTTGTTTAATTTGTTCGATTATTCTCAAAAGATGTATCGCGACAAATGGATTGTCACCCGCACCCCGGACGGTATACATCGGTATCAATATAGCGAGTTCGGAAACCGGGTCCGGAGGTTGTCCGGTGCGTTGCGGACCCTCGGCGTACAGCCCGGCGATCGGGTCGGTACGTTGGCATGGAACGATTTCCGCCATTTGGAGATTTATTTTGCGGTACCGCTCATGGGTGCCGTCTTACACACCATCAACCTCCGCCTGTCGACCGACCATATTCGCTATATTGTCAATCATGCGGGCGACCGGGTGTTATTCGTCGACGAAAGTCTTTTGCCGCTGTTGGAACCCATCCGCGATCAATTGCCGTCGGTAGAACACGTGATTGTGCTGGGGACCACACCGGAACCGAACCAGAGTCCGATTCAACCGGCTGATGCCTATGAGGATCTGTTGCGGCGCGCCGCGCCCTTGGACGATTATGACCCCGATTGGCCGGAAAACAGCCCCTTAGGCATGTGCTACACATCCGCCACCACCGGCAACCCGAAAGGTGTCGTGTATTCGCACCGCGGAATCTTTTTGCACAGCATGGCCATGGGACTGGCCAACACGTCGGCACTATCCGAAAGCGATACGGTGATGCCCATCGTGCCCATGTTTCACGCCAACGCGTGGGGACTGCCGTTTGCCGCTGTCTGGTTTGGCAGCAACATCGTCCTGCCGGGTCCCGCCCCGACTCCCGGTGATTTGGTCCAACTCATGGCGGACGAACGGGTAACGGTGGCGGCCGGGGTTCCCACCGTCTGGCTGGGCGTCGCCAACGTGTTGGAGCGACAACCCGTCCGGTTGTCCCTCCGGATGGCGCTCTGTGGCGGATCGGCGGCGCCGCCGGCGCTCATCCGAACGTTTGAAGACAGGTTCGGTGTACCGTTCGCCCATGCCTACGGCATGACCGAAACGAGCCCCTTGGCCACTTTTTCGCGTCTGAAAAGCACCCTCGCGGACCGCACGGAGGACGAACGGCTGGCCATCCGGGCTACCCAGGGGTTGTTGGTCCCCGGGCTTTTCATGCGGCTGGTGCGTGACGGTGAAGACGTGCCGTGGGACGGCGAATCGATGGGCGAGCTGTGGCTTCGGGGCCCATGGATAGCCGACGAATATTACCACGACGCACGAACCCGGGACAGCTTTGAAGACGGTTGGCTGAAAACCGGCGATGTCGCCACCATCAACCCGGATGGTTATGTTCGGCTGGTCGACCGCACCAAAGACCTCGTCAAGAGCGGCGGAGAATGGATTTCTTCTGTCGATCTGGAAAACGCCTTGATGGCCCATCCCGCTGTCTTTGAAGCGGCCGTGGTCGGCGTGCCCCATCCCAAGTGGGACGAGCGGCCATTGGCCTTCGTGGTGCCGAAAGACGGGCAGTCCGTCGGCAAAGAGGAGCTTCTGGCACATTTGGCCCAAACCTTCCCGAAATGGTGGCTACCTGACGACGTCATCATCTTGCCGGAGATTCCCAAAACCTCGGTCGGGAAATTCATGAAACGGGCGTTACGCGAACAGTACCGCGACCATTTGACAAAGACCGCTTCATAA
- a CDS encoding ABC-type transporter, integral membrane subunit (PFAM: FecCD transport family~COGs: COG0609 ABC-type Fe3+-siderophore transport system permease component~InterPro IPR000522~KEGG: dau:Daud_1316 transport system permease protein~PFAM: Bacterial transport system permease protein~SPTR: Transport system permease protein) yields the protein MKTGRNVAGALGLLLLAVILGVMHGPTPITPATVVADVFHPNASIASIIIWQIRMPRVVAAALVGGSLAVAGAVMQALLQNPLADPYIVGASSGAGLGAILAEEWLPRVGAIAPGAFLGALGAVMLSYLISRGRRFNAMLTLILAGYAVGVILTSVSTFLMLLNREELTSIFAWEVGGIHGMTWGQVKWAALLMVLALLLIWPWADEMNALLLGEEEAHHLGVPVRRVRFLLLLAASLLTASAVYLSGLIGFVGLVVPHIIRRLQGPNHRTLIPLSFLVGAAFLTLADVVAETMPVVGSIPVGLVTAFLGGPYFLYLLVQQNRGRAVWG from the coding sequence ATGAAGACCGGGCGGAACGTGGCGGGAGCTTTGGGTCTTCTGTTGCTGGCGGTGATTCTGGGGGTCATGCACGGGCCGACCCCCATCACGCCGGCCACCGTGGTGGCCGATGTCTTTCATCCCAATGCGTCGATCGCCAGCATCATCATCTGGCAAATTCGTATGCCCCGGGTGGTCGCGGCCGCCTTGGTCGGAGGTTCGTTGGCCGTAGCGGGGGCGGTCATGCAAGCTTTGCTACAAAATCCGTTGGCGGACCCGTATATCGTCGGAGCGTCTTCAGGAGCCGGATTGGGGGCTATTTTGGCGGAAGAATGGCTTCCGCGCGTGGGGGCCATAGCCCCGGGCGCCTTTTTGGGAGCTCTCGGCGCCGTGATGCTCTCTTATCTCATCTCGCGCGGACGACGCTTTAACGCCATGCTAACCCTGATTCTGGCGGGATATGCGGTCGGGGTCATCTTGACCTCCGTCTCGACGTTTCTCATGCTACTGAACCGAGAGGAATTGACCAGCATCTTTGCGTGGGAAGTCGGCGGCATTCATGGCATGACGTGGGGACAAGTCAAATGGGCGGCGCTATTGATGGTCCTCGCCCTACTACTGATCTGGCCCTGGGCCGATGAAATGAATGCCCTCTTATTAGGCGAAGAAGAAGCCCACCATTTAGGCGTTCCGGTCCGGCGGGTCCGGTTTCTTTTATTGCTGGCCGCCAGCCTGTTAACCGCTTCGGCCGTCTATCTCAGCGGACTGATCGGTTTTGTCGGATTGGTCGTACCGCACATCATCCGCCGACTCCAAGGCCCGAATCATCGTACTTTGATTCCGTTAAGTTTTTTGGTCGGGGCCGCCTTTCTGACCTTAGCCGACGTGGTGGCCGAAACTATGCCGGTGGTGGGGAGTATTCCGGTCGGCCTGGTGACCGCGTTTTTGGGAGGACCGTACTTTCTCTATCTGCTGGTTCAGCAAAATCGGGGGCGTGCCGTATGGGGTTAG
- a CDS encoding ABC-type transporter, periplasmic subunit (PFAM: Periplasmic binding protein~COGs: COG0614 ABC-type Fe3+-hydroxamate transport system periplasmic component~InterPro IPR002491~KEGG: slp:Slip_1460 periplasmic binding protein~PFAM: Periplasmic binding protein~SPTR: Periplasmic binding protein) — MPFWKKSVGLVVTVTAGLLALTGCGGTSSSTAAAPPAPLHLTDDVGHTITLTHPATRIVALEPSNTVIALELGLKRDLVGIDQESFQYTPSPWNHQLSGLKSIGASYPGISTEQIVAARPDLVLATTGIHGLSSLSQFHIPVLTLNPTNINGVYHDMLLVGQATGHESQAEAVIHQMQHQMAQIEAQVAKTKNRPTVFYDLGQLYTAGPGTFINSLIELAGAKNVGAALSTQEWPQVTAEQVVKADPSIILIDSGAGETVAQEERQAGFDAISAVKTGHVYELPNPSYVNEPSPALVMGLEELVHIFHPHVKI; from the coding sequence ATGCCTTTCTGGAAAAAGAGCGTGGGTCTTGTTGTCACGGTCACGGCCGGTCTTTTGGCATTGACCGGTTGCGGCGGTACCTCGTCGTCAACCGCGGCGGCCCCACCGGCCCCGCTTCACCTGACCGATGACGTAGGCCACACGATTACCCTCACCCACCCGGCCACGCGTATCGTAGCCCTCGAACCCAGCAACACGGTGATTGCTCTGGAATTAGGGCTAAAACGGGATTTGGTCGGTATCGATCAGGAATCTTTTCAGTATACGCCGAGCCCTTGGAACCACCAGTTATCCGGATTAAAAAGCATCGGAGCGTCTTATCCCGGAATCAGTACCGAACAGATCGTCGCCGCCCGTCCGGATTTGGTCCTGGCGACAACCGGTATTCATGGACTATCCAGTCTCAGCCAATTTCATATCCCCGTGTTAACGTTGAATCCCACGAATATTAACGGGGTGTACCATGATATGCTGCTGGTCGGTCAGGCGACCGGGCATGAATCCCAAGCCGAGGCCGTGATTCACCAGATGCAGCATCAAATGGCCCAAATTGAAGCCCAAGTGGCCAAAACCAAGAACCGCCCGACCGTCTTTTATGATCTGGGCCAACTGTACACGGCCGGTCCCGGCACGTTCATCAATTCCTTAATTGAGCTGGCGGGCGCAAAGAATGTCGGCGCCGCCTTATCCACTCAGGAATGGCCGCAAGTGACCGCGGAACAAGTGGTCAAGGCCGACCCGTCAATTATTCTGATCGACTCCGGGGCGGGCGAAACCGTCGCTCAAGAAGAACGACAAGCGGGTTTTGATGCCATTAGCGCCGTCAAAACCGGTCATGTCTACGAGCTGCCGAACCCGTCGTACGTCAACGAACCGTCGCCGGCGTTGGTCATGGGCCTGGAAGAACTGGTCCATATCTTCCATCCGCACGTCAAAATTTAG